Proteins co-encoded in one Papaver somniferum cultivar HN1 chromosome 5, ASM357369v1, whole genome shotgun sequence genomic window:
- the LOC113278956 gene encoding uncharacterized protein LOC113278956: MKTNIISWNIGGLRDSSKRDELKVLLRLWKPDIICLQETHVEGWQRHQVKQFWGGNNFDWIALDSNGLSGGIIVVWNTNKVAVTETLLGDFSVSIRCHFLFENFNWLLTAVYGPVLNNEKNQFWAELRDIRTIWEDPWVLCGDFNATRFLYERSGRNTNTRSMKKFASLVQHQHLMDLPLIGSHYTWSRNSSWSKIDRFLISSSWEDNYRRIEQSTLPKPFSDHHPIMFSTHNEGWGPTPCRFEKMWLQDATILDLMRNWWNSFSFSGTPGYVLAKKMQALKEKLKVWNREVFGKIDTLIQNNLITTHQIESKLLQDPNNLQLASEKVGAKAEFKRLAKMHNDFWKQRATINWVEEYENNTRFFHKYASSKQRAKSFSQLNIDGALTHDKNIIKKAIVSYYQGLFKEDIFSRPQLDGLTFPTISSTDAHMLEARFTQEEVVSALNDLAQDKASGPDGMPIFVISKSWDFMKFDILQVMEELYSNKVIDWILKSTFLVLIPKV, from the coding sequence ATGAAGACAAACATCATCTCTTGGAACATTGGGGGACTCCGCGACAGCAGTAAAAGGGACGAGCTCAAGGTTTTATTGAGATTATGGAAGCCAGATATTATTTGTTTACAAGAAACTCATGTTGAAGGCTGGCAAAGACATCAAGTGAAGCAGTTCTGGGGAGGAAATAATTTCGATTGGATTGCCTTAGACTCCAATGGACTATCTGGCGGAATCATAGTGGTATGGAATACTAACAAAGTTGCTGTGACTGAAACTCTCTTAGGGGATTTTTCTGTATCAATAAGGTgtcattttttgtttgaaaattttaATTGGCTACTCACCGCAGTTTATGGTCCTGTTCTCAACAATGAGAAAAATCAATTTTGGGCGGAATTAAGAGATATACGCACAATTTGGGAGGATCCGTGGGTTCTTTGCGGAGACTTCAATGCAACTAGATTTTTGTACGAGAGGTCTGGGAGAAACACTAACACTCGGTCCATGAAAAAATTCGCGTCATTAGTTCAGCATCAACATTTAATGGACCTTCCCCTTATTGGCAGTCACTATACTTGGAGCAGAAACTCTTCGTGGAGTAAGATTGATCGATTTCTCATTTCATCTTCATGGGAAGACAACTACAGGAGAATTGAGCAGTCCACCCTGCCAAAGCCTTTTTCGGACCATCACCCCATTATGTTCTCCACACACAATGAAGGATGGGGCCCTACTCCTTGCAGATTTGAGAAAATGTGGCTCCAAGATGCGACTATTTTAGATCTCATGCGAAATTGGTGGAACTCTTTTAGCTTCTCAGGCACACCTGGCTACGTTCTAGCAAAAAAGATGCAAGCCCTTAAGGAGAAGCTGAAAGTATGGAATCGGGAGGTATTTGGTAAGATCGATACTTTAATTCAAAACAACCTTATTACTACTCATCAGATTGAATCAAAACTGCTTCAGGATCCTAATAATCTACAGCTTGCTAGCGAGAAGGTAGGTGCTAAAGCTGAATTTAAAAGATTAGctaagatgcacaatgatttttGGAAACAACGAGCTACCATTAATTGGGTAGAGGAATATGAAAACAACACTAGATTTTTCCATAAGTATGCTTCATCGAAACAAAGAGCCAAAAGTTTTTCTCAACTGAATATTGATGGCGCATTAACGCATGACAAAAACATCATCAAGAAGGCTATAGTATCATATTACCAAGGTTTATTCAAGGAAGATATTTTCTCCAGACCTCAATTGGACGGCCTTACTTTCCCAACTATTTCATCAACCGATGCACACATGCTTGAAGCTAGGTTCACACAAGAAGAAGTAGTTAGTGCTTTGAACGATCTCGCTCAGGATAAAGCGTCCGGTCCTGATGGCATGCCCATTTTTGTAATCAGCAAGTCGTGGGACTTCATGAAATTTGATATCCTTCAAGTGATGGAAGAACTTTACAGCAACAAAGTGATTGACTGGATACTCAAATCAACTTTCCTTGTGCTTATTCCCAAAGTGTAG